CAAACTAAGGTGGAATGCCTCAGAACGGCCGTGGACCTTTACAATCATCATTGTGTAGTCATTTACTGTTGGGTCGACCATCGAATGTTAGATGGTACCAATCTGTTCACAATTATATAGATGTGATGCTTATTTAGATGAAATCGTttcgttaaaaaaaaactagtattaAAACTCATTAGTCATTAGTCATTCCTAACAAgctatttaaatgtttaaaccGTCAGCATTTAAATCTCACCGTTTAATTAAATCAACGTTAACTAATACAACGTTTGTATCGTATCAAGTATCAACCTCGACGCTTCAACCGACTCGGCCATTACAAATCGTCAAAATCTTCAACTAACCCAACCAACATGATTCACACATACTttgtcaagttttttttttaatcttattaattttttgtttatttttgcaAATCCTTTATTAAGCTTCTAAACTCATCTAAGCATACAGAAGTgtttagtcaatataaaattataaaaggcAACGCAACAACTTTCTTTTTGTGCTTTGTTGTCTCCTTTCTTCTatcttttaaacaaataatcgtgttagtttcttttttgtttgtttgtatgaAGTATGAACATATGAATAATTCCAGTCACCGATACATACAAACCTATCATTAAAAATTCCAATATTTCGGATTAATTCAAGATTCAATACTCGGTGGTTATCGTTGTCAGTCGAATTAAAAATAGTATGATTTTCTCTTAAATGTTCTACTAAAAGTAACTAAAAAAAGTTATCTTTACGTATCATTAGTAGTAGTTATCGTAATGGACCAAAAAGTCATAATTGTTAATTTTGGGGTTTTGTGAAAAAGAGAGGAATGCTTGTTACCTACTCTTATTAACTTCTCTGCCTCTCTCTTCTCTACAACAGTCTCTTCAAGCAAACTGGGGGACATAGCAGCTTAAAAGTCTTCtcaagttttcttttgttctgttCTTTGCTACTTTAGAAAATGCAGAAGCACAAATGCAAGCTCTGTTCCAAGAGTTTCTGTAATGGCAGAGCACTTGGTGGTCACATGAAGTCCCACTTGGTCTCATCACACACTCCCACTCGGAAGAAACTCGGTGACTCGGTTCAttctccttcctcttcctcctcagACGGTAAAACTCTGGTCTACGGGCTGCGAGAGAACCCGAGGAAGAGTTCTCGGGTCTTTAACCCGGATCCTGAGTCTTCCACCGTTTACAACAGCGAGACCGAGACCGAACCCGAGTCTGTAGACCCGGTTCGGAGACGGAGCAGAGCAGAGGTTTCCAAGAAGAAAAGGAGTAAGAAGAGAGTGTCCGTAAAGAAGCAGAAGACGAGTCATGTTAACTCGAGCGAGTCTCAGGAACCGGCGAGTTCTGTCTCCGACGGTTCTCCGGAACAGGAGTTAGCCATGTGTTTGATGATGCTATCTAGAGATACAAGGGAACTGAAGAAACATGTTTTTGCAGCGGAAGAGACTAAGCCGGAAAAGATACATTTCCCGGAGCTCCGCCGCTGTGTGATAGATCTGAATCTTCCTCCGCCGCAAGAAAGCGATATTATTGTCACCGTAGTTTCAGCCATATAATAATAACAAGTTGATGTTTCGGAGGTTATTGGATATCATCAAAGCATCTTCTTGATTTGGTTTTCTTCAAGATcgtttattcttttaaattagAAAACGTTTAGTGGTTTTGGAATCTTCGGACGATCTTTACCAAGCAATGTACTTTTGATGTAAGACACAACTGAAAACTTAAGAAACAAGTTCTGtttcttgatttcttcttcaaagtcatggatgataaatatattgtttgttgGATCTTTGTTATGTcgttttgatattttgaaattcttGATATGATTCTTTTGCATGAGGTTTTCGATCTTGGATCTTTGATTTATTAATGTGTGTTTGAAGAAACTATTTAATTTAGCTGCGTATTTTTTATGACACAAGTGTATGCTAGGCTGCTagcttttaaaaataatgtgaTATTATTCTTGTCACGTATATCATTGGGTGTGTTGGAATAACTATGACAATGTGGTAAATACTTAACATCCAAGATATCAGATCATGGACATTCAAATATCTTCTTAATAAGTGAGATATTTAAACCCAAAAATCAACTGAGATATTTCATCATCTCTGGatcataaaaacataatttcttaAATACGGAGTCTACGTTCATCTTATGAATTGctactttttactattttaaccAACAACAAAATCTGTCTAACCGACAAAAAACTTAATACTTTATCTCTGAATCATagattacataaaattttgaaatatcagtCTACATTCACCTTATGGGTTACTACATTGTACTAGtatttttctaataaatatgtattaaaaaaaatatattctatgtTTCATAATGGCTGCAACTCATGGATGGTTTTTAGTAGGATAAATTGATCTGAAACGAGTTATTCCCTATAATTCTATAAAATGTTTACCAGTTTACCATGactttttataaatagtttcaccATATTCCATTttctaaatgaaaataaaaataaaactcttacaaaatttatcattaaaaataaaaaaattatcattttgttCCACATCCTAATTTATAAAGCTAATCAAAGATTGAACTAATAttccattaattattttttttatcatcataCCATTCATTATTCTATTTTCCTTCcataaataattacattttatttatcatattagttTCACAAATAATCAGTTACAGGCGATAtaaattgtttagaaaatatattttgttaaaaatataattggttTTATTTAAGAATTTAGCAGTacgttttgattttttttaactaaaacagtTTATATTATGAAAGGGATAATAATTACTATTTTGTATGGTTATTTACTTACTACTATCATTGAACCATATATTAGTGGTCGGGTGGTAGAAAGGCGTTTCAGCGTTGTTAAGTAATCTGAGTTCGAATCTGACTACATTCAGATATCTCTAACACGTAGTCACCGGTGATTTAACATTCTCTGGCCGAGGAGCGGTTtacctcctttttttttttttactactatCATTGTGATGTAGTTTGTGTCGCCAGCTGCATCATGTGACTCTGTAGAGAGGTAGTGTTTTTAGGCCTAGTGATTTATACCACCAATACCGAACCatttatgtttctttcttgACAAAGAAATAGAAACACAATACCATTTTTGTGGGCATCATTTTAGTAACTCCGTATTTATTACAGAAATATCCCTGAACCCTGATCCATCTTTAAAATCACGTTCATGCATGTTTACACTTACTAGACTTTCAGAGTTAAATAAACATTTATCCACTGACGGAACGACATCATCATAACtgtaatttaaaaagaaaaaaatgaagggAGAAGAGTTAATTATGTTTGTCTGGACAAAAACATGAGATGTCCTTtttctcaaacaaaaaaaaaagatgaacaaGGGTATTTTTTGTAGCTCAGATTTCGTTGGTGACGTTCACATAAATGTGGGGGCATGTGGTCGCGTTACCCTTTGTGCTTTACGCTTATCATACAACAAAATATGAACCTAAACAAACAAAGAATCATGTTCACCATAACTTCGGTGAAGTTTTATCATCTTCACAcaatataatttagaaaaaaattgttcgaACGCATAACATCTTTACATATGTTGTTGTTCATGTATAACTCATCAGCAAGACTGAGAGGCTAAGAGCAGTGGCATTTGAGAAAACCTCACTGCAAAACAACACGTGTCTGGTGAATCTAACCCTCCAAATCTAAAAGATTAGTGGGTCATTCATGGGTCTCATTTGGAAATCCTCGCCATTGATGAAGGCCgttaagttaaaatatatttggcCCGTTTTGGCGTGCTCAATTACTGTATGTAATTTTTCAAGAAAACAGAAAGTCATTGAAAATGAGTGTTTACCCATTTTGGCGTGCTAAATTATCTAGATTTCCATTTATGCAGTTGTTTAGAAACTCCGTGAAACAAAGCTAGAAAATGTGAGAGATTTATATTTAATAGGGTAAAAGATGAAAGAAGATAAATCAACATGTTATCTTTGctaatctaaattatatatagagaaacaaTCTTTCAGATAATCCAAAATATCACTGTATTAATCAAATACGTTAGAGGCCTAGTCCTCTTTGGGGTTTTCACCCCTTTTGATCAAT
The genomic region above belongs to Raphanus sativus cultivar WK10039 unplaced genomic scaffold, ASM80110v3 Scaffold4100, whole genome shotgun sequence and contains:
- the LOC130507155 gene encoding zinc finger protein ZAT9-like — translated: MQKHKCKLCSKSFCNGRALGGHMKSHLVSSHTPTRKKLGDSVHSPSSSSSDGKTLVYGLRENPRKSSRVFNPDPESSTVYNSETETEPESVDPVRRRSRAEVSKKKRSKKRVSVKKQKTSHVNSSESQEPASSVSDGSPEQELAMCLMMLSRDTRELKKHVFAAEETKPEKIHFPELRRCVIDLNLPPPQESDIIVTVVSAI